In Mucilaginibacter celer, one DNA window encodes the following:
- a CDS encoding serine hydrolase domain-containing protein, whose translation MKTRVFIILSIIISCAIKAHAQANFNQVDIWLKNNAAEMGGRVVLVVYKDGKLIYNHAENNMSIKQKFVTRMIARKQGKKADLDDFSSTSKVAIASCSKWLSAALVMTFVDEGKLKLTDTVGKYLPVLSQHGKGMITIGQCLSHQTGIKTSPLKESLEEMRQENSMDDAMADIAALPMEGTPGKVFHYSNAGLQIAGAILEKISGKSFETLFAERIAQPLGIKNTDFGHAKVALPAGGAYSTSEDYLNFLTMVLNRGVFNGKHILSENSITQMQVNRITPDVKITYTPAEAGGLGYGYGEWVFDAHTVSSPGLFGSFPWIDKAKQYAAFMLCFYIKSDGRQQRYKELKQLVGEAVK comes from the coding sequence ATGAAAACAAGAGTTTTTATTATTCTCTCCATCATCATAAGCTGCGCTATCAAAGCCCATGCTCAAGCCAACTTTAACCAGGTAGATATCTGGCTAAAAAACAATGCTGCAGAAATGGGCGGCCGGGTTGTGCTGGTTGTATATAAGGATGGCAAACTGATTTACAACCATGCCGAAAACAACATGAGCATCAAGCAAAAATTTGTTACCCGCATGATAGCCCGTAAACAAGGCAAAAAAGCCGATCTGGATGATTTTAGCAGCACATCGAAAGTGGCCATAGCCAGTTGCAGCAAATGGCTGAGCGCGGCTTTGGTGATGACTTTTGTTGACGAAGGCAAACTGAAACTCACCGATACCGTTGGCAAATACCTGCCCGTATTATCGCAGCATGGTAAGGGGATGATCACCATTGGCCAATGCCTTTCGCACCAAACAGGTATTAAAACTTCGCCTTTAAAAGAAAGCCTCGAAGAGATGCGGCAGGAAAACTCGATGGATGATGCCATGGCCGATATCGCCGCATTGCCCATGGAAGGTACGCCAGGCAAAGTTTTTCACTACAGCAACGCCGGATTACAAATTGCCGGGGCCATCCTCGAAAAAATAAGCGGTAAAAGTTTCGAAACCCTGTTTGCAGAGCGCATTGCCCAACCGCTTGGCATAAAGAATACCGATTTTGGCCATGCCAAAGTAGCCCTACCGGCAGGCGGCGCATATAGTACCTCCGAAGATTATCTGAACTTTTTAACCATGGTCCTGAATCGTGGTGTATTTAACGGCAAACATATTTTAAGCGAAAACAGCATTACCCAGATGCAGGTAAACCGAATTACACCGGATGTTAAAATAACCTACACCCCCGCCGAGGCCGGTGGATTAGGTTATGGCTATGGCGAGTGGGTGTTTGATGCGCATACGGTAAGCAGTCCGGGATTGTTTGGGAGTTTTCCGTGGATAGATAAGGCTAAGCAATATGCGGCTTTTATGCTTTGTTTTTATATTAAAAGCGATGGCCGCCAGCAGCGTTACAAAGAGTTGAAGCAATTGGTGGGTGAAGCCGTGAAATAG
- a CDS encoding helix-turn-helix domain-containing protein, translating to MKLYIKNMVCRRCKIMVKSELEKAGLRPLSIELGEVELEQVPAGDQLKQLSSSLNELGFELIDDQKSRLIEQIKTLIIEQVHYADGQSPLKLSAVLTSKLNYDYGYLSNLFSAVEGTTIEKYLIAQRVEKVKELLVYNELSLSEIAFRLGYSSVAYLSSQFKQVTGLTPSAFKALQGSKRKNLEDI from the coding sequence ATGAAGCTGTACATCAAAAATATGGTTTGCCGTCGCTGTAAAATAATGGTGAAAAGCGAACTTGAAAAGGCAGGCCTGCGCCCGCTCAGCATCGAGCTTGGTGAAGTGGAACTGGAACAGGTCCCGGCCGGTGACCAGCTTAAACAGCTAAGTTCATCGTTAAATGAATTGGGCTTTGAACTGATCGACGATCAAAAAAGCCGCCTCATCGAGCAGATCAAAACTCTAATTATTGAACAGGTGCATTATGCCGACGGGCAATCGCCATTAAAACTTTCGGCGGTGCTTACCTCAAAACTTAATTACGATTATGGTTACCTCAGCAACCTGTTTTCCGCGGTAGAGGGCACCACTATCGAAAAATATCTCATAGCCCAAAGAGTTGAAAAAGTGAAGGAATTACTGGTTTATAATGAGTTGAGCCTTTCGGAAATTGCTTTTAGGTTAGGTTATAGCAGTGTGGCTTATCTTTCCAGCCAGTTTAAACAGGTTACCGGGTTAACACCTTCGGCTTTTAAAGCTTTGCAGGGGAGCAAGCGGAAGAATTTGGAGGATATATAA
- a CDS encoding heavy-metal-associated domain-containing protein encodes MTHTYNITGMTCTGCLAKVQGLLQQVANVEKVEISLAEGTADITMKKHVATADLQQALAAYPKYQLSEAESHHHQVSGAIGDEENRTWLQTYKPILLIFGYLLVVSLIAGYHSSFSIMTMMRVFMSGFFLVFSFFKLLDIRGFADSYSMYDIVAKRWKGWGFVYVFVELGLGIAFALDVAPVIINAIMVAVMSISLVGVLQSVFNKRQIRCACLGAVFNLPMSTVTIIEDGLMIVMGIVTLGLM; translated from the coding sequence ATGACACACACGTATAACATCACCGGGATGACCTGTACCGGCTGCCTTGCCAAAGTGCAAGGGCTTTTACAACAGGTTGCTAACGTTGAAAAAGTAGAGATCTCACTGGCCGAAGGCACCGCCGATATCACCATGAAAAAACACGTAGCCACTGCCGACCTTCAACAGGCCTTAGCTGCGTATCCCAAATACCAGCTTAGCGAAGCCGAAAGCCACCACCACCAGGTGAGCGGCGCTATTGGCGATGAGGAAAACAGGACATGGCTTCAAACTTATAAACCTATCCTGCTCATCTTCGGTTATCTTTTGGTAGTCTCATTGATAGCGGGTTATCACAGCAGTTTTAGCATCATGACCATGATGCGGGTTTTTATGAGTGGATTTTTCCTGGTATTCTCTTTTTTTAAACTGTTAGATATCCGGGGCTTTGCTGATAGTTATAGCATGTATGATATTGTTGCCAAACGCTGGAAAGGATGGGGTTTTGTTTATGTATTTGTTGAGTTGGGTTTAGGGATCGCTTTTGCGCTTGATGTTGCTCCCGTGATTATTAATGCGATAATGGTGGCGGTAATGAGCATAAGCCTGGTTGGCGTGTTACAAAGTGTGTTTAATAAAAGGCAGATCCGTTGCGCATGTTTGGGCGCAGTGTTTAATTTGCCCATGAGCACGGTTACTATTATTGAGGATGGGCTGATGATTGTGATGGGAATTGTGACGTTGGGGTTGATGTAA
- a CDS encoding response regulator, with translation MTGKILILEDNELMIEVMTYILHNHGYDVISSTRAELVFDHIKANRPDLVILDTQQAGMDSQEVCRLIKLNIATRKLPVIICSESEENDAVLNHQGAPDGILHKPFGMNNLIRTVQFQLAA, from the coding sequence ATGACCGGTAAAATATTAATATTGGAGGATAACGAGCTGATGATAGAGGTAATGACTTATATCCTTCATAACCATGGCTACGATGTAATTTCTTCAACCCGGGCCGAACTGGTATTTGATCACATTAAGGCAAACCGCCCCGACCTGGTAATCCTGGATACTCAGCAGGCCGGTATGGATAGCCAGGAAGTTTGCAGGCTCATCAAATTAAACATCGCTACCAGGAAGCTGCCGGTAATAATTTGTTCGGAAAGTGAAGAGAATGATGCCGTTTTGAATCACCAGGGTGCTCCCGATGGCATTTTACATAAGCCCTTTGGCATGAACAACCTGATTAGAACCGTTCAATTCCAGCTGGCGGCTTAA
- a CDS encoding LacI family DNA-binding transcriptional regulator — translation MDSINIKKLAKELNISTSTVSRAFNDNTDINKDTKERILAYAKQHNYLPNHYASNLRDKKTKTLAVIVPEIANDFFSQAINGIEEVARKKGFYILLYRTDDVFEKEVSFVNYLNNGKADGIIMSVSGEANDHNYLRQLEKKHIPVVFFDRVYEDIDAAKVTTNDYDSSFSATEHLIKTGCKKIAYLVVNKSISIGKVRMQGYQDALAKHKTPFDDSLVIDCSNDEKVNYKILKKVLQDVKPDGIFSSVERLAFATYYVCNDLGISIPDDLKVISFSSLRVAPLLAPALSTITQPAYEMGVKAATLLFEALENNGNGVAKKEHVLKSKLYIRKSSIGE, via the coding sequence ATGGATAGTATCAATATTAAAAAGCTTGCAAAGGAACTCAATATATCCACATCAACAGTATCAAGGGCTTTTAATGATAATACTGATATTAACAAGGATACCAAAGAGCGGATCCTGGCCTATGCCAAACAACACAACTATTTGCCAAATCATTACGCCAGTAACCTGCGCGATAAAAAAACTAAAACACTTGCTGTAATTGTTCCCGAAATTGCCAACGATTTTTTTTCGCAGGCCATTAACGGCATCGAGGAAGTAGCCCGAAAAAAGGGATTTTACATTTTGCTTTACCGCACAGATGATGTTTTTGAAAAGGAGGTATCATTTGTAAACTACCTTAACAATGGCAAGGCCGATGGCATCATCATGTCAGTATCGGGCGAAGCCAACGATCATAACTACCTGCGCCAGTTGGAAAAGAAACATATCCCGGTGGTATTTTTCGACAGAGTTTACGAAGATATTGATGCCGCCAAAGTAACCACTAACGATTACGACAGCAGCTTTTCGGCCACGGAGCACCTCATCAAAACCGGGTGTAAAAAAATTGCTTACCTGGTGGTAAATAAAAGTATCTCGATTGGAAAAGTGCGTATGCAGGGCTACCAGGATGCCCTCGCCAAACATAAAACGCCCTTCGACGATAGCCTGGTGATTGATTGCAGCAACGACGAAAAGGTAAACTATAAAATACTGAAAAAAGTACTGCAGGATGTTAAGCCCGATGGCATTTTCAGTTCGGTGGAGCGTTTGGCCTTTGCTACTTATTATGTATGTAATGATTTGGGAATTTCCATCCCCGATGATTTAAAAGTGATCAGTTTCTCGAGCCTTAGGGTGGCCCCCTTACTGGCACCTGCCCTCTCAACCATAACCCAGCCGGCTTACGAAATGGGCGTTAAAGCTGCCACACTGCTATTTGAAGCATTGGAAAATAACGGCAACGGCGTAGCTAAAAAAGAGCATGTATTGAAATCGAAGCTTTATATCAGGAAATCTTCGATTGGTGAATAG
- a CDS encoding NAD(P)H-dependent oxidoreductase produces the protein MSLVEKLQWRSAVKKFDSSKKINAEQLSALKTAIQLAPTSLGLQSFKVIVVQDAETKQKLRAVGYDQAQITDSSALFVFASLTNLDEDFGKKFIDLVATTRGIAREALAGYEQMVLGTLASRTDEQKVAWSHKQAYIALGVLLSEAAELGVDAAPMEGFDAEKFDEILGLKEQGLTTSVIAAVGFRAEDDAYSKMIKVRRPQSELFIEA, from the coding sequence ATGTCATTAGTAGAAAAATTACAATGGAGATCGGCAGTAAAAAAATTCGATTCCAGCAAAAAAATAAATGCAGAGCAGTTAAGCGCTTTAAAAACAGCCATCCAATTGGCCCCAACTTCATTAGGCTTACAATCATTTAAAGTTATTGTAGTTCAGGATGCCGAAACCAAACAAAAACTGCGTGCAGTAGGGTATGACCAGGCGCAGATCACCGATTCGTCGGCTTTATTTGTGTTCGCATCATTAACCAACCTCGACGAGGATTTCGGTAAAAAATTCATCGATTTGGTTGCCACCACCCGCGGTATTGCCCGCGAAGCCCTTGCCGGTTACGAGCAAATGGTATTGGGTACATTAGCCAGCCGCACCGATGAGCAGAAAGTGGCATGGTCGCACAAGCAGGCTTATATTGCCTTGGGTGTTTTATTATCAGAAGCAGCCGAACTTGGTGTTGATGCCGCCCCGATGGAAGGTTTTGATGCAGAAAAATTCGACGAGATTTTGGGCTTAAAAGAACAAGGCCTAACTACTTCAGTAATTGCAGCAGTTGGCTTCCGTGCCGAAGATGATGCTTACAGCAAAATGATTAAAGTACGCCGCCCGCAAAGTGAGCTGTTTATTGAGGCGTAA
- a CDS encoding transglycosylase domain-containing protein translates to MKRLNPKYIRIAAYILVPLILILLIGGYIAYSKREALLEKAINKAKLKAKNEYNLDVKIGSAKFTGLSTVAFSDVSIVPEGRDSLLNIKNFAVSVRILPLVLGEVKLSDVTLKDGFIHLVNNKGVKNFDFLFKKKKDTTATGNKADLSVLADNLVNQLLYKIPDNLSLNNFTISFKSDSDQVKLQAQTALIKDGQLTSTIKVNDGEATWHFAGKMHPSDKDIDVMLYADNKKVEFPLIEKKLHLKLNFDTLQTKLTKEDHSSGETKISGSWSVKNLLIHHPGISSTEIVFPSASIDADVSVGTNYVAIDSTSLIHIKKLTAHPYIKYTLKPTKIYELKINTGWQNAPDVFDSFPSGMFDALDGIQVAGKLNYHMNFFMDTSKPDDLIFDSGLDKDNFKILKFGRTDLSRLNSPFVYTPYENGKPMAPHLIGPDNPEFTPLSQISPNLKYAVMTAEDPSFYTNHGFVMEAIRKSIATDFKTKKYKRGGSGISQQLVKNAYLSREKTLARKIEEIMIVWLIENNRIMTKDRMLEVYFNIIEWGRGIYGIAEASHYYFGKSPSELSLGEGIYLASIVPYPKGGLYAFQPDGTLRPGLHGYFNLIGKLMAMKGYTARDTNAYGFYDVRLKESLRRQIAPVDTATADSLMKQGGADDDGILPVVEEPVKRPNFFQRLFGKKDTTEQKAEEKLKQKEENLKEQIKAQIEALKAEYKIKIDAVDTTGGRTRKEVRQERRRLKDEEKEKEKELKDKMP, encoded by the coding sequence ATGAAGCGCCTTAATCCTAAATATATACGCATAGCCGCATACATCCTTGTTCCCTTAATTCTTATTCTGCTTATCGGCGGATATATTGCCTACTCAAAACGCGAAGCCCTGCTTGAAAAAGCCATCAACAAAGCTAAGTTAAAAGCCAAAAACGAGTATAATTTAGATGTAAAAATAGGTTCGGCCAAATTTACCGGTTTAAGCACGGTGGCATTTTCGGATGTGAGCATTGTGCCTGAAGGCCGCGACAGTTTATTGAACATCAAAAACTTTGCGGTTAGCGTGCGGATTTTACCGCTGGTTTTGGGCGAGGTAAAGCTATCCGATGTAACTTTAAAGGATGGCTTCATTCATCTTGTAAACAACAAGGGGGTAAAAAATTTCGATTTTCTATTTAAAAAGAAAAAAGATACTACAGCTACCGGCAATAAAGCCGATTTAAGTGTACTGGCCGATAACCTGGTTAACCAGTTGCTATACAAAATTCCGGATAACCTTTCGCTCAATAATTTTACCATCAGCTTTAAAAGCGATAGCGACCAAGTCAAGTTGCAGGCTCAAACCGCGTTAATTAAAGACGGACAGCTAACATCAACCATTAAAGTTAACGATGGCGAGGCTACCTGGCACTTTGCCGGTAAAATGCACCCATCGGATAAGGACATTGATGTGATGCTTTATGCAGATAATAAAAAAGTGGAGTTCCCGCTCATCGAAAAAAAGCTGCATCTCAAACTGAATTTCGATACGCTGCAAACCAAGCTTACCAAAGAAGATCATAGCAGCGGCGAAACCAAAATTTCGGGCTCATGGTCGGTTAAAAACCTGCTGATCCATCATCCCGGCATTTCATCAACCGAGATTGTTTTTCCTTCTGCTTCTATAGATGCGGATGTTAGTGTAGGAACAAACTATGTGGCTATCGATAGCACATCACTCATCCACATAAAAAAACTAACGGCACATCCTTACATCAAATACACACTTAAGCCAACCAAAATTTACGAGTTGAAAATCAATACCGGCTGGCAAAACGCTCCTGATGTTTTTGATTCTTTCCCTTCGGGGATGTTCGACGCGTTGGATGGTATCCAGGTGGCCGGCAAGCTGAACTATCACATGAATTTTTTCATGGATACTTCAAAACCGGATGACCTGATTTTTGATTCGGGTTTGGATAAGGATAATTTTAAGATCCTGAAGTTTGGCCGTACCGATCTCTCCAGGTTGAACAGTCCGTTTGTTTATACGCCTTACGAAAACGGAAAACCAATGGCACCGCACCTGATTGGTCCGGATAACCCGGAGTTTACCCCGCTAAGTCAGATCTCACCTAACTTAAAGTACGCGGTAATGACTGCCGAAGACCCGTCATTTTATACCAATCATGGTTTTGTGATGGAAGCCATCCGCAAATCGATAGCTACCGATTTTAAAACCAAAAAATATAAGCGCGGTGGCAGCGGCATTTCGCAGCAGCTGGTTAAAAATGCCTACCTGAGCCGCGAAAAAACCCTGGCCCGTAAAATTGAAGAGATCATGATTGTGTGGTTGATAGAGAACAATCGCATCATGACCAAAGACCGTATGCTGGAGGTTTATTTTAATATTATTGAATGGGGACGCGGCATTTACGGTATTGCGGAGGCTTCACACTATTATTTCGGCAAGTCGCCATCAGAGCTTAGTCTTGGCGAGGGCATTTACCTGGCCAGCATTGTACCATACCCTAAGGGCGGCTTGTACGCTTTCCAGCCGGACGGTACCCTGCGACCGGGGCTGCACGGCTATTTTAACCTGATAGGTAAACTGATGGCCATGAAGGGCTACACCGCCCGCGATACCAATGCATACGGCTTTTACGACGTAAGACTGAAGGAAAGCCTTCGCCGCCAGATTGCCCCTGTTGATACTGCTACTGCCGATAGCCTGATGAAACAGGGCGGTGCCGATGATGATGGAATTTTACCTGTGGTAGAAGAACCGGTAAAACGACCAAACTTTTTCCAGCGTTTGTTTGGCAAAAAAGATACCACCGAGCAAAAGGCCGAAGAAAAGCTGAAACAAAAAGAAGAAAACCTGAAAGAGCAGATCAAGGCACAGATTGAAGCCCTGAAAGCCGAATACAAAATTAAGATAGATGCGGTAGATACCACAGGAGGCCGAACCCGTAAGGAAGTGCGGCAGGAACGGCGACGGTTGAAGGATGAAGAGAAGGAGAAGGAAAAAGAATTGAAAGATAAGATGCCGTAA
- a CDS encoding Mrp/NBP35 family ATP-binding protein yields MTITKEQVLQALGNVEEPDLKKDLVTLNMIQDIHIDGNNVSFSVILTTPACPLKAMIENACRNAILHFVSKEAVININMTSRVTTQKNTGVPGVKNIIAVASGKGGVGKSTVSVNLALALAKTGAKVGMIDADIYGPSIPIMFGLEGARPMATQENGKTRIEPIEKYGIKLLSIGFFTDPNQPVPWRGPMVSTAVKQLFNDADWGELDYLVVDLPPGTGDIHITVTQSFPVTGAVIVTTPQNVALADAKKGVGMFMMPAINVPILGVVENMSYFTPAELPENKYYIFGKGGGRKFAEILGVPFLGEIPLIKGISDSGDAGKPTVLEEDGPMTAAFVEMAQRVAQQVAISNAKALSAENVANN; encoded by the coding sequence ATGACAATTACTAAAGAACAAGTATTACAAGCCCTGGGCAATGTTGAAGAGCCGGACCTGAAAAAAGACCTGGTTACCCTCAACATGATCCAGGATATCCATATCGATGGCAACAACGTAAGCTTCTCGGTTATCTTGACTACCCCTGCTTGCCCGCTGAAGGCCATGATCGAGAATGCCTGCCGTAATGCCATCCTGCATTTTGTGAGCAAAGAGGCCGTGATCAATATCAACATGACCTCGCGGGTTACCACGCAGAAAAACACCGGGGTTCCGGGTGTTAAAAATATTATTGCAGTAGCATCGGGCAAAGGTGGCGTAGGTAAATCAACTGTATCGGTTAACCTGGCTTTGGCACTGGCAAAAACCGGTGCAAAAGTAGGGATGATTGATGCCGATATTTACGGTCCGTCAATCCCCATTATGTTTGGTTTAGAGGGCGCACGCCCGATGGCTACGCAAGAGAACGGCAAAACCCGCATTGAGCCGATTGAAAAATATGGTATCAAGCTGTTATCGATAGGTTTCTTTACCGATCCAAACCAGCCAGTGCCGTGGCGCGGGCCCATGGTATCAACAGCGGTAAAACAATTGTTCAACGATGCCGATTGGGGCGAGTTGGATTATCTGGTAGTGGATTTGCCACCCGGTACCGGCGATATCCATATCACCGTAACCCAAAGTTTCCCGGTAACGGGCGCGGTTATTGTAACTACTCCGCAGAATGTGGCTTTGGCCGATGCCAAGAAAGGTGTGGGCATGTTCATGATGCCGGCTATTAATGTGCCGATATTAGGTGTGGTTGAAAATATGTCGTATTTTACCCCTGCCGAGCTGCCGGAAAATAAATATTACATATTTGGAAAAGGCGGCGGCAGGAAATTTGCCGAGATCCTTGGGGTACCGTTTTTAGGCGAAATTCCTTTGATTAAAGGCATCAGCGATTCGGGAGATGCCGGTAAACCTACTGTGCTTGAAGAAGATGGCCCGATGACGGCCGCTTTTGTTGAGATGGCACAGCGTGTAGCGCAACAGGTGGCCATATCAAACGCGAAGGCGTTGAGTGCCGAAAATGTTGCAAATAATTAA
- a CDS encoding NifU family protein, whose product MSLLSQVEAALDTIRPYLEADGGNVSVEEITPENVVKLKLLGSCGSCPMSIMTLKAGIEQAIKKAVPEVTAIEAINLTDIDDPNAVLPENLR is encoded by the coding sequence ATGAGTTTATTAAGTCAGGTCGAGGCAGCATTAGATACCATCCGTCCGTATCTGGAGGCCGACGGCGGGAATGTTTCTGTTGAGGAGATAACCCCTGAAAATGTAGTTAAATTAAAACTATTGGGTTCGTGCGGATCGTGCCCGATGAGTATCATGACGCTTAAGGCAGGTATTGAGCAGGCTATTAAAAAAGCTGTGCCCGAGGTTACAGCTATCGAAGCCATCAACCTAACGGATATTGATGATCCGAATGCGGTGCTGCCCGAAAACCTGCGCTAA
- a CDS encoding sulfate/molybdate ABC transporter ATP-binding protein codes for MIRINIEKRMRAYKGEQVLRIDRTFVAGSITKIYGPSGSGKTTLLKLIAGLSNPDEGEIVVNGNPWYDSSRKINLSPQKRNTGFVFQNYAVFPNMTVLEHLKYAVKDAEWIKRLLHLGRLDTLSTHKPDHLSGGQQQRLAILRALAIKPKVLLMDEPFSALDSKMKMELIGELKPLLSELGVTTLIVSHNQQELEFFEGEVMDFEEIIDN; via the coding sequence ATGATCAGGATCAATATAGAAAAAAGAATGAGGGCTTATAAAGGAGAACAGGTACTGCGAATAGACAGAACTTTTGTTGCCGGCAGCATTACAAAAATTTACGGGCCCTCCGGCTCCGGTAAAACTACGTTACTGAAGCTGATTGCAGGACTTTCTAATCCGGATGAGGGTGAGATTGTAGTAAACGGCAATCCCTGGTACGATTCATCCCGCAAAATTAACCTGTCGCCCCAAAAAAGAAATACTGGCTTTGTGTTTCAAAACTATGCCGTGTTTCCTAACATGACGGTTTTGGAGCATTTGAAATATGCTGTTAAAGACGCCGAATGGATAAAACGCCTGCTGCATTTAGGCCGGTTGGATACTTTAAGTACGCATAAACCGGATCATCTTTCGGGAGGGCAGCAGCAGCGGCTGGCTATTTTACGAGCGCTGGCTATTAAGCCAAAAGTGCTTTTGATGGATGAGCCATTTTCTGCATTGGATAGTAAGATGAAAATGGAGTTGATAGGCGAGTTGAAACCGCTGCTGAGCGAATTGGGTGTTACTACTTTGATAGTAAGCCATAATCAGCAGGAGTTGGAGTTTTTTGAGGGGGAGGTAATGGATTTTGAGGAGATAATTGATAATTGA
- the modB gene encoding molybdate ABC transporter permease subunit, with protein MDLSPILLTLKLAGITTLLLLLIGLPFAWWLSRGKAFFKIIIEAIITMPLVLPPSVLGFYLLLAFSPQHGLGKWLHDSFDVQLVFSFPGLILASVIYSMPFMIGPVKSALQTLPASLAEASFTLGKTRWQTFWHVLLPNIKPSLFTATVLTFAHTLGEFGVVLMIGGNIPGVTRVASIAVYDSVEKMDYASANNYSLILFAITFVLVIAVFVFNRYQAKSPLA; from the coding sequence ATGGACCTGTCGCCCATATTACTTACCTTAAAATTAGCAGGTATTACCACGCTGCTGTTGCTGCTTATCGGGCTGCCCTTTGCCTGGTGGTTATCGCGTGGGAAAGCGTTTTTTAAAATCATTATTGAAGCTATAATTACCATGCCGCTGGTGCTGCCTCCATCGGTTTTAGGTTTTTATTTGCTGCTGGCTTTTAGTCCGCAGCATGGTTTGGGTAAATGGCTGCATGATAGCTTTGATGTGCAGCTGGTTTTTTCTTTTCCGGGATTGATCCTGGCATCTGTTATTTACAGTATGCCTTTTATGATAGGCCCGGTAAAATCGGCCCTGCAAACTTTACCTGCTTCATTGGCCGAGGCATCCTTTACTTTAGGTAAAACCCGCTGGCAAACCTTTTGGCATGTATTGTTACCCAATATCAAACCCTCATTATTTACAGCAACTGTTTTAACTTTTGCCCATACTTTGGGCGAGTTTGGCGTGGTGCTGATGATAGGCGGCAATATCCCAGGGGTTACACGCGTCGCTTCTATCGCTGTTTATGATTCGGTGGAAAAAATGGATTATGCCTCGGCCAATAATTATTCGTTGATATTATTCGCTATCACTTTTGTTTTGGTGATAGCTGTGTTTGTGTTTAACAGGTACCAGGCAAAAAGCCCCTTAGCATGA
- the modA gene encoding molybdate ABC transporter substrate-binding protein has product MKNEQYNNKPKKIIFFLLALFFCAAAPVFAQNIKVAAAANLQPVMEVLQKDFKQKTGISIDAVIGSSGKLVAQISNGAPFDVFLSADMDFPETLFKNGFAKQKPVVYALGSLIICSTQNIGFDNWERLLLSARVKKVAIANPAIAPYGKAAEQLLTGKGILDDVKPKTVYGESISQVNTYVTTGVVDVGFTTQSLVKEVADKTPLFYKVIDPKTYDPILQGIVILKHGADNANADKFYKYILSPAAKSIFKAYGYRVQ; this is encoded by the coding sequence ATGAAAAACGAACAATACAATAACAAGCCAAAAAAAATTATATTTTTTTTATTGGCGCTGTTTTTTTGCGCCGCGGCGCCGGTTTTTGCACAAAATATCAAGGTGGCCGCAGCTGCTAACCTGCAACCCGTGATGGAGGTTTTACAAAAGGATTTTAAGCAGAAAACAGGCATCAGCATTGATGCTGTTATAGGCTCGTCGGGTAAACTGGTAGCGCAAATCAGCAACGGGGCACCCTTCGATGTGTTTTTATCTGCCGATATGGATTTTCCCGAAACGCTTTTTAAAAATGGTTTCGCCAAACAAAAACCTGTGGTATATGCCTTGGGGAGCCTGATCATTTGCAGCACTCAAAATATAGGTTTTGATAACTGGGAACGCCTGCTACTGAGTGCACGGGTAAAAAAGGTTGCTATAGCCAACCCGGCAATAGCTCCGTATGGTAAAGCCGCCGAACAGTTGCTAACAGGTAAAGGCATTCTCGATGATGTAAAACCCAAAACAGTTTATGGCGAAAGTATCTCGCAGGTAAATACCTACGTTACTACCGGGGTGGTTGATGTTGGCTTCACCACGCAATCGCTGGTTAAGGAAGTGGCTGATAAAACCCCGCTGTTTTATAAAGTTATCGACCCTAAAACATACGATCCTATTTTGCAGGGCATCGTGATACTGAAACATGGAGCCGATAATGCCAATGCCGATAAGTTTTATAAATATATACTAAGCCCGGCCGCAAAAAGTATTTTCAAAGCTTACGGCTACCGGGTGCAATAA